One genomic region from Streptomyces sp. NBC_01304 encodes:
- a CDS encoding UDP-N-acetylglucosamine 2-epimerase has product MSRTTPCTPRPAPRPANLPRLAGRIAFVLGTRTEAARLAPVLHQLGDAAAVVHTGEHPDPLLAADLLAEWGRTTPDVALAAAGRNGGERLGRMVTSLGGAFAEHRPAAVVVLGGSVSAAAGALAAHGAGIPLVHVGAGARSHDRGEAAEHRRVIADRLADVLCAVTPENVTQLIDEDYDPDRIVLTGSTVVESVTRRMPSPSRIAELIDVLGLDRDRYVLATLDDPRTTDDAERLSMSLCSLGDAQDGGHPVVLALRPGTRAAVVRHGLGPLLARLRVLDAPDEQSFLALARHAALLVTDSGAVQEVATVLGRPHLVVRTSTELPESFGEFAELTAPDELASAIRRHLARLPEALDRLAEVASPFGDGLACERIAEVALAAASRGGEDLRPRRALPSPEALAARRHGLVPDAVVDAHISA; this is encoded by the coding sequence ATGTCCCGCACCACCCCCTGCACCCCCCGCCCCGCCCCCCGTCCCGCGAACCTGCCCCGGCTGGCCGGCCGCATCGCCTTCGTCCTCGGCACCCGCACCGAGGCCGCCCGGCTCGCACCCGTCCTGCATCAGCTCGGCGACGCCGCCGCGGTCGTCCACACCGGCGAGCACCCCGACCCGCTGCTCGCCGCCGACCTGCTCGCCGAGTGGGGCCGCACCACGCCGGACGTCGCGCTCGCGGCGGCCGGCCGCAACGGGGGTGAGCGGCTCGGCCGGATGGTGACCTCGCTCGGTGGCGCCTTCGCCGAGCACCGACCCGCCGCGGTCGTCGTCCTGGGTGGCAGTGTCTCCGCCGCCGCGGGGGCGCTCGCCGCGCACGGCGCCGGAATACCCCTCGTCCACGTGGGCGCAGGGGCGCGCAGCCACGACCGCGGCGAGGCCGCGGAGCACCGCCGCGTCATCGCCGACCGGCTGGCCGACGTACTGTGCGCGGTGACTCCCGAGAACGTGACCCAGCTGATCGACGAGGACTACGATCCGGACCGCATCGTGCTGACCGGTTCCACTGTGGTGGAGTCCGTGACGCGCCGGATGCCGTCGCCCTCGCGGATCGCCGAGCTCATCGACGTCCTCGGCCTGGACCGCGACCGCTATGTCCTGGCTACTCTTGATGACCCTCGCACCACCGACGACGCCGAGCGGCTGAGCATGTCTCTCTGCTCGCTCGGTGACGCACAGGACGGCGGCCACCCGGTGGTGCTCGCCCTACGGCCGGGCACCCGCGCCGCGGTGGTGCGGCACGGGCTCGGGCCGCTGCTGGCCCGGCTGCGGGTCCTCGACGCACCCGACGAGCAGTCCTTCCTCGCCCTGGCACGCCACGCGGCGCTCCTGGTGACCGACTCGGGTGCGGTCCAGGAGGTGGCGACGGTGCTCGGCCGACCGCATCTCGTGGTGCGTACCTCCACCGAACTACCTGAATCCTTTGGGGAGTTCGCGGAACTCACGGCTCCCGACGAGCTTGCTTCGGCGATACGCCGCCACCTTGCCCGGCTGCCCGAGGCGCTGGACCGCCTCGCCGAGGTCGCCTCGCCGTTCGGTGACGGCCTGGCCTGTGAGCGCATCGCCGAGGTCGCGCTGGCGGCCGCCTCGCGCGGGGGCGAGGATTTGCGGCCCCGGCGGGCGCTGCCCTCCCCCGAGGCCCTGGCTGCCCGGCGGCATGGCCTGGTGCCGGATGCCGTGGTCGACGCCCACATCAGCGCGTGA
- a CDS encoding response regulator transcription factor, with amino-acid sequence MPVNVLLVDDEPLVRAGIKALLDTTDEIQVIGEASDGAEVVDLVARLRPDVVVMDVNMPKVSGITAARRLQDLSPRPRILMLTALGDDEKVAAAFRAGADGFALKSTRTGELIRSVLAVAEGDPVVPPEIMRLMIRRTVEQDTPEVAEARKRVAGLGGRERQVLALLGSGANNARIAEALFMAEGTVKAYVSRVLAELHVENRTQAALLAHQIGLTPEEAEEQPTA; translated from the coding sequence ATGCCGGTCAATGTGCTGCTGGTGGATGACGAGCCGCTGGTCAGGGCCGGGATCAAGGCGCTGCTCGACACCACGGACGAGATCCAGGTGATCGGCGAGGCAAGCGACGGGGCCGAGGTCGTCGACCTGGTCGCACGGCTGCGGCCCGATGTGGTCGTCATGGACGTCAACATGCCCAAGGTCTCCGGCATCACCGCCGCCCGCCGGCTGCAGGACCTGTCCCCCAGACCCCGCATCCTGATGCTGACCGCGCTCGGCGACGACGAAAAGGTCGCGGCGGCGTTCCGGGCCGGAGCGGACGGCTTCGCCCTGAAGAGCACGCGTACCGGCGAACTGATCCGGTCGGTGCTCGCCGTCGCGGAAGGCGATCCCGTGGTGCCGCCGGAGATCATGCGCCTGATGATCCGGCGAACCGTCGAGCAGGACACCCCCGAGGTGGCCGAGGCCCGCAAGCGCGTCGCCGGCCTGGGCGGGCGGGAGCGGCAGGTACTCGCGCTGCTCGGCAGCGGGGCGAACAATGCACGGATCGCCGAGGCGCTGTTCATGGCCGAGGGCACCGTCAAGGCCTACGTGTCACGGGTGCTCGCCGAGCTGCACGTGGAGAACCGGACGCAGGCCGCGCTGCTGGCCCACCAGATCGGGCTGACGCCAGAGGAAGCGGAGGAGCAGCCTACGGCTTGA
- a CDS encoding sensor histidine kinase yields the protein MNWPLAVAALGTLSLLVRRRWPEVPAVAGLIVLALTSDDALLRFGVYAVGRYRRLRYAAWFAVAVVFVRLFIVVFIVDKHSNAAIWELMLLTFRYSLMSVLGPASAGAVVRAFRVGELLSAFRARLDREDALAKAEAAAEQRAEQGRRRIARDAHDHVGHEVTLMVLQANLLSAHAPDERTRTAAEDLVERGQRAIQELHSIVATLKEPEVRPSSPSDVRRIERLVEEVRRSGAPVRLDQQDFEDRLLPPAVAEFCFRVAQEGLTNAVKHAPCADVLVTVAADDTSAAVAVRNGAPVLAPGAHAQGGGNGLEGLAELADRLGGELTWRTTPDGGFEVRARVPRKTPG from the coding sequence TTGAACTGGCCTCTCGCGGTGGCGGCGCTCGGGACACTCTCGCTGCTCGTGCGGCGCCGGTGGCCGGAGGTCCCGGCGGTCGCCGGGCTGATCGTCCTCGCGCTGACCTCGGACGACGCGCTCCTTCGCTTCGGCGTCTATGCGGTGGGCCGCTACCGGCGGCTGCGCTACGCGGCCTGGTTCGCGGTCGCGGTTGTTTTCGTCCGCCTGTTCATCGTCGTCTTCATCGTCGACAAGCACTCAAATGCGGCTATCTGGGAGCTGATGCTGCTCACCTTCAGGTACTCCTTGATGAGCGTCCTGGGCCCAGCCTCGGCCGGTGCCGTGGTCCGTGCGTTCCGCGTGGGCGAGCTGCTCTCCGCGTTCCGTGCCCGCCTCGACCGCGAGGACGCCCTGGCCAAGGCCGAGGCGGCGGCCGAGCAGCGGGCCGAGCAGGGGCGCCGACGGATCGCCCGGGACGCGCACGATCACGTCGGGCACGAGGTGACCTTGATGGTTCTGCAGGCCAATCTCCTGTCCGCGCACGCACCCGACGAAAGGACCCGGACGGCAGCGGAGGACCTGGTCGAGCGCGGGCAGCGCGCCATCCAAGAACTGCACAGCATCGTGGCGACCCTGAAGGAGCCCGAGGTAAGACCCTCCTCGCCGTCCGACGTGCGGCGCATCGAGCGGCTTGTGGAGGAGGTACGCCGCAGTGGTGCGCCGGTCCGCCTCGACCAGCAGGACTTCGAGGACCGTCTGCTGCCGCCCGCAGTGGCCGAGTTCTGCTTCCGGGTGGCTCAGGAGGGACTGACCAATGCCGTCAAGCACGCGCCCTGCGCCGACGTCCTCGTGACCGTGGCCGCCGACGACACCTCCGCCGCCGTCGCCGTCCGCAATGGCGCGCCCGTCCTCGCCCCCGGCGCCCACGCGCAGGGGGGTGGCAACGGTCTGGAAGGCCTCGCCGAGCTGGCGGACCGGCTCGGCGGCGAGCTCACCTGGCGCACGACACCGGACGGCGGGTTCGAGGTGCGGGCCAGGGTGCCGCGTAAGACACCCGGCTGA
- a CDS encoding IS110 family transposase produces MSRIWAGTDCGKSHHHTLVLDAEGEALLSRRVANDEPELLDLIADVLAIADGGHVTWAMDMNGGEPALLIELLLNHGQEMVYIPGVAVNRATDAYRGEGKTDARDARVIADQARMRRDLQPIRPGDEAAIELTLLTEHRAGLVEGRTRTINRLKSLLNRMFPALERALDMGTVGALVLLSGYQSPAAIRRTGKRRLATWLRNRKVRTPEAVAAKAVEAAERQHTAVTGEKAISKMVHTLAKEVMALNEKIAETDKLIEGRFREHELAEVITSVPGIGPTLGAEFLAAVGGSLDGFPTPDRLAAFAGVAPAPRDSGHVSGNLHRPTRYHRRLQRVFYTSALVSIRCDANSRRFYDRKRAEGKRHVQAVLALARRRVNVIWALIRDRRCYTVTPPVTHAT; encoded by the coding sequence ATGAGCCGGATATGGGCGGGGACCGACTGCGGCAAGAGCCACCACCACACGCTGGTCCTGGACGCCGAGGGCGAGGCGCTGTTGTCGCGGCGGGTGGCCAACGACGAGCCCGAACTCCTCGACCTGATCGCCGACGTGCTGGCGATCGCCGACGGAGGCCACGTCACTTGGGCCATGGACATGAACGGCGGCGAGCCCGCCTTGTTGATCGAGCTGCTGCTGAACCATGGCCAGGAGATGGTCTACATCCCCGGCGTCGCGGTGAACCGGGCCACCGACGCCTACCGAGGAGAGGGCAAGACCGACGCGCGGGACGCGCGCGTGATCGCGGACCAGGCCCGGATGCGCCGCGATCTGCAGCCGATCCGCCCCGGTGACGAAGCCGCGATCGAACTCACGCTGCTGACCGAACACCGTGCCGGTCTCGTGGAAGGCCGCACCCGCACGATCAACCGGCTCAAGTCTCTGCTCAACCGGATGTTCCCGGCCCTGGAACGAGCCCTCGACATGGGCACCGTCGGCGCTCTGGTCCTGCTGAGCGGCTACCAGAGTCCGGCGGCGATCCGCCGCACAGGCAAGCGGCGCCTTGCGACGTGGCTGCGTAACCGCAAGGTTCGCACCCCCGAGGCCGTCGCGGCCAAGGCCGTGGAAGCCGCCGAGCGCCAGCACACCGCTGTCACCGGGGAGAAGGCCATCTCGAAGATGGTGCACACCCTGGCGAAGGAGGTGATGGCCCTCAACGAGAAGATCGCCGAGACCGACAAGCTCATCGAGGGCCGGTTTCGTGAACACGAACTCGCCGAAGTGATCACGTCTGTTCCCGGGATCGGCCCGACGCTGGGCGCCGAGTTCCTCGCCGCCGTCGGCGGCAGCCTGGACGGCTTCCCCACCCCGGACCGGCTCGCGGCCTTCGCCGGAGTGGCACCAGCACCGCGGGACTCCGGACACGTCAGCGGCAACCTCCACCGGCCGACGAGATACCACCGGCGCCTGCAGCGTGTCTTCTACACCTCCGCGCTCGTCAGTATCCGCTGCGACGCCAACTCGCGCCGGTTCTACGACCGCAAGAGGGCAGAAGGCAAACGGCACGTCCAGGCCGTCCTCGCCCTCGCGCGCCGACGGGTCAACGTGATCTGGGCCCTCATCCGTGACCGACGGTGCTACACCGTCACACCCCCAGTCACTCACGCCACTTGA
- a CDS encoding helix-turn-helix transcriptional regulator yields MEQRGLLSTMNDRQGQRWTFLTSHARVLLAIARDPNIRLRTIAARCEISERTVQAIVVDLEQAGYLHRQRTGRRNQYTLHLDRPLRHPAEAGLTVRALVVLAKHEPSSADDSHAHPTRAAQASRTASTTATVP; encoded by the coding sequence ATGGAGCAGAGGGGGCTGCTGAGCACGATGAATGACCGCCAGGGCCAGCGGTGGACGTTCCTGACCAGCCACGCCCGGGTACTGCTGGCCATCGCCCGCGACCCAAACATACGACTGCGCACCATCGCCGCCCGCTGCGAGATCTCCGAGCGCACCGTGCAGGCCATCGTCGTCGACCTCGAGCAGGCTGGCTATCTACACCGGCAACGCACCGGACGCCGCAACCAGTACACGCTCCACCTTGACCGACCACTGCGACACCCCGCCGAAGCCGGCCTGACCGTCCGCGCCCTGGTGGTACTCGCCAAGCACGAGCCGTCCAGCGCCGACGACAGCCATGCCCACCCCACCCGGGCCGCTCAAGCGTCGAGGACGGCTTCCACGACGGCAACGGTGCCGTAG
- a CDS encoding carbonic anhydrase: MTEMLTPTPDDAFEMLLDGNQRFVTGSLEHPNQDAARRTETAPAQSPFAVMFGCSDSRLAAEIIFDRGLGDLFVVRTAGHVAGSEVLGSIEYGVSVLDCPLVVVLGHDSCGAIAAAKDAADGGQVPTGFVRDVVERVTPSVLAARAAGRGRDEEILAEHIRQTVDLLLERSRGLAEKVAAGRLAVVGLSYRLADGSAQVVASHGLSRAAASA, from the coding sequence ATGACTGAGATGCTGACGCCGACTCCCGATGACGCTTTCGAGATGCTGCTGGACGGCAACCAGCGGTTCGTCACCGGCTCGTTGGAGCACCCCAACCAGGACGCAGCACGCCGCACCGAGACCGCACCGGCTCAGAGTCCCTTCGCGGTAATGTTCGGGTGCTCCGATTCCCGGCTGGCCGCCGAGATCATCTTCGACCGGGGGCTGGGGGATTTGTTCGTGGTCCGTACGGCCGGGCATGTGGCCGGTTCGGAGGTGCTGGGCAGCATCGAGTACGGGGTGAGCGTGCTGGACTGCCCGCTGGTCGTGGTTCTGGGCCATGACTCGTGCGGGGCCATAGCGGCAGCCAAGGACGCCGCCGACGGCGGCCAGGTGCCCACCGGCTTCGTCCGTGACGTGGTCGAGCGGGTGACCCCGAGTGTGCTGGCGGCCCGCGCCGCCGGACGCGGCCGGGACGAGGAGATCCTGGCCGAGCACATTCGGCAAACCGTGGATCTGCTATTGGAGCGCTCCCGGGGCCTGGCCGAGAAGGTGGCCGCCGGCCGCCTCGCCGTGGTGGGCCTGTCTTATCGGCTCGCCGACGGCAGCGCCCAGGTGGTGGCCTCCCACGGCCTGAGCAGGGCTGCTGCCTCGGCATAG
- a CDS encoding L-threonylcarbamoyladenylate synthase, with protein sequence MTAQTTDINTAAGVLRAGGLVAVPTETVYGLGANVEDAAAVARVFQVKGRPPSHPLIVHIGGAEQLVDWAEDVSEAARLLAEHFWPGPLTLVLRRSRRVPLEVTGGLQTVAVRVPDHPIALALLAGFGGGIAAPSANRFGSVSPTTAHHVRTELGPGVDFVLDGGPCEVGVESTIVDATGEIPTILRPGGVTCEDLEAVLGRPLGVDSTSRVRVPGQHPSHYAPRARVILVEPENVIAEAELALERGHQTGVFLPPSLADVPVKAHAVVTVPSSMAAYARELYGFLRDLDQQGCDLIVASLPPEQGLGLAIANRLRRAAGPRPSH encoded by the coding sequence GTGACGGCACAAACCACGGACATCAATACGGCGGCCGGTGTGCTGCGCGCCGGGGGCCTGGTGGCCGTTCCGACCGAAACTGTCTACGGGCTGGGTGCCAATGTCGAGGATGCTGCCGCCGTCGCGCGCGTCTTCCAGGTCAAGGGGCGCCCTCCTTCCCACCCGCTGATCGTCCATATTGGTGGCGCGGAGCAGTTGGTCGACTGGGCCGAGGATGTGTCCGAGGCGGCGCGCCTGCTGGCCGAACACTTCTGGCCGGGGCCCCTCACGCTGGTCCTGCGGCGCAGTCGCCGGGTACCCCTCGAAGTGACGGGTGGCCTTCAGACGGTGGCCGTGCGCGTGCCTGACCACCCCATCGCGCTCGCGCTGCTGGCGGGCTTTGGCGGCGGGATCGCGGCCCCATCTGCCAACCGCTTCGGCTCGGTCAGCCCCACCACCGCGCACCATGTCCGTACGGAACTCGGTCCCGGGGTCGACTTCGTGCTGGACGGCGGGCCCTGCGAGGTCGGTGTCGAGTCGACCATCGTCGATGCCACAGGCGAGATCCCGACCATTCTTCGGCCCGGCGGGGTGACGTGCGAGGACCTCGAGGCGGTGCTGGGGCGCCCGTTGGGAGTCGACTCGACCAGCCGCGTCCGAGTGCCGGGCCAGCATCCCTCTCACTACGCACCGCGTGCACGGGTTATCCTCGTCGAGCCCGAGAACGTCATCGCTGAGGCAGAGCTCGCGCTGGAACGCGGGCACCAGACGGGCGTCTTCCTTCCCCCCTCCCTCGCCGACGTCCCGGTGAAGGCGCACGCCGTGGTGACGGTCCCCTCTTCGATGGCCGCCTACGCGCGCGAGCTGTACGGGTTCCTGCGCGACCTCGACCAGCAAGGGTGCGACCTCATCGTCGCCTCCCTGCCGCCAGAGCAAGGGCTGGGCCTCGCCATCGCCAACCGGCTCCGCCGCGCCGCCGGGCCCCGGCCCTCCCACTGA
- a CDS encoding integrase core domain-containing protein, which translates to MTSPPDGRGLALPRLLAGPGHPRGRRLRDGRPPPRESGRRHPQDGLPAASPRPWSVFHSDRGCQYTSQQFAALAAEFGIRLSVGRAGQCWDHALAESFFATIKRELQLLDSTAWQSRAAARTAIFEFIEGWYNLHRLHSSLDYRSPADYETTLAA; encoded by the coding sequence GTGACATCACCTCCCGACGGTCGAGGGCTGGCTCTCCCTCGCCTGCTGGCTGGACCTGGCCACCCGCGAGGTCGTCGGCTACGCGATGGCCGACCACCACCGCGCGAGTCTGGTCGTCGACACCCTCAAGACGGCCTGCCAGCAGCGTCGCCCCGCCCATGGAGTGTCTTCCATTCGGATCGTGGTTGTCAGTACACCAGTCAGCAATTCGCTGCTCTGGCCGCCGAGTTCGGCATCCGGCTCTCGGTCGGTCGCGCCGGTCAGTGCTGGGACCACGCACTCGCCGAGTCGTTCTTCGCCACCATCAAACGGGAGTTGCAGTTGCTCGACAGCACTGCCTGGCAAAGCCGGGCAGCCGCCCGCACCGCGATCTTCGAATTCATCGAGGGCTGGTACAACCTGCACCGACTGCACAGCAGCCTCGACTACCGCAGCCCCGCCGACTACGAGACCACACTCGCGGCCTGA
- a CDS encoding transposase yields MGSKNNRSKRYPEEFTRDAVALVDSTGRTVTEVARDLGVSPESLRGWYKQACADRGEGRPGELASEELKRLRKQNAEQAKTIEVLRKAAVFFAKESDR; encoded by the coding sequence GTGGGAAGTAAGAACAACCGCAGCAAGCGGTATCCCGAGGAGTTCACGCGGGATGCGGTCGCGCTGGTGGACTCCACGGGCCGCACCGTCACCGAGGTCGCGCGGGACCTCGGGGTGAGCCCCGAGTCGCTGCGGGGCTGGTACAAGCAGGCCTGCGCCGACCGCGGTGAGGGCCGGCCCGGCGAGCTGGCGAGCGAGGAGCTCAAGCGGCTGCGCAAGCAGAACGCTGAGCAGGCCAAGACCATCGAGGTGCTGCGAAAAGCCGCGGTCTTCTTCGCGAAGGAGAGCGATCGGTGA
- a CDS encoding cytochrome P450, whose amino-acid sequence MVAPTLPLHPVPGPRGLPLIGNLLAYGSDPLAFLTRLRDDFGDAVTWSFGPWRSLLISHPTHIGEHFEGIGRSYRTLAPPETLKRVIGKSVLTSQDDEWRRKRSLVQPAVRPRQVRGYATTMVDCAEALADSWKDGQRVDVVREMYLLMQRIVAQTLFGNDIGKQADTLSTALSAALAEIGREVRSISLLFPPWVSTPARRRMRTATATINTEIHRLIQDRKNAADRTEPRDDLLSRLLAARDEDGLPLSSTEVRDEAVTLWFAGQETTATTLTWIWHLLSTHPTARAVLTEELDRVLAGRPPAFDDYERLTWTEQIVKEALRLYPPGWALAARAQEGASLGGLPVRAGTTVWCSPWSLHRDPRWFPDPTAFRPERWDVDAPHMVPTHAWIPFGGGQRICLGARFAMVAAVMTVATLAQRFHIDLDIAPGGAAPVAGLTLTPTGPLHATLHAVRPLTAGR is encoded by the coding sequence ATGGTTGCCCCTACCCTCCCGCTCCATCCCGTTCCTGGCCCGCGTGGGCTGCCGCTGATCGGGAACCTCCTCGCCTACGGCAGCGACCCCCTGGCTTTCCTCACGCGACTGCGGGACGACTTCGGGGACGCTGTGACCTGGTCGTTTGGACCGTGGCGGAGTCTTCTCATCTCACACCCCACACACATCGGGGAACATTTCGAAGGCATCGGACGGAGTTACCGGACCCTCGCCCCTCCCGAGACCCTCAAACGGGTGATCGGCAAGAGCGTACTCACCAGCCAGGACGACGAATGGCGTCGCAAGCGGTCCCTCGTCCAGCCTGCTGTCCGCCCTCGTCAGGTACGCGGATACGCCACCACGATGGTCGACTGCGCTGAGGCACTCGCCGACAGCTGGAAGGACGGTCAACGGGTCGACGTAGTGCGGGAGATGTACCTGCTCATGCAGCGGATCGTTGCGCAGACCCTTTTCGGCAACGACATCGGCAAGCAGGCTGACACCCTCAGCACTGCGTTGTCCGCCGCTCTGGCAGAGATCGGGAGAGAGGTGCGGAGCATCAGCCTCCTCTTCCCTCCCTGGGTGAGCACTCCGGCGCGACGCCGGATGCGCACCGCGACCGCCACGATCAACACCGAGATCCACCGCCTCATCCAAGACCGGAAGAACGCAGCAGACCGGACCGAACCTCGAGACGACCTCCTGAGCAGACTCCTCGCGGCTCGGGACGAAGACGGCCTGCCGTTGTCCTCCACAGAGGTACGGGACGAGGCAGTGACGCTCTGGTTCGCTGGGCAGGAGACCACTGCCACCACGCTGACCTGGATCTGGCATCTCCTGTCGACACACCCCACAGCACGGGCTGTCCTCACCGAGGAACTGGATCGGGTACTGGCCGGACGCCCTCCGGCCTTCGACGACTACGAACGCCTGACCTGGACCGAGCAGATCGTCAAAGAGGCACTGCGGCTCTACCCACCCGGCTGGGCGCTCGCCGCAAGAGCCCAGGAAGGCGCATCCTTGGGCGGTCTCCCGGTCCGTGCCGGCACGACCGTCTGGTGCAGCCCGTGGTCCCTACACAGAGACCCCCGCTGGTTTCCCGACCCCACGGCCTTCCGTCCCGAACGTTGGGACGTCGATGCCCCGCACATGGTACCCACCCACGCGTGGATTCCATTCGGAGGTGGTCAACGCATCTGCCTCGGCGCCCGGTTCGCCATGGTCGCGGCAGTAATGACAGTCGCGACTCTGGCGCAACGCTTCCACATCGACCTTGATATCGCCCCGGGCGGGGCTGCGCCCGTGGCGGGCCTAACGCTCACGCCGACCGGTCCCCTCCACGCCACCCTGCACGCCGTCAGACCACTGACGGCAGGGCGCTGA
- the shc gene encoding squalene--hopene cyclase, which yields MTVENASAPPSTRRPSAERAAALAIQHLLSRQDAQGWWKGDLECNVTSDAEDLLLRQFLDIQDKKTTHAAARYIRGQQREDATWATFHGGPGELSTTIEAYVALRLAGDAPDDPHMAGAAAWIRAHGGIAASRVFTRIWLALFGWWKWDDLPELPPEVIFLPKWFPLDIYHFACWARQIIVPLTIVSAKRPVRPAPFSLNELHTDPRLPNPSRRLAPVNSWDGFFQRLDKALHAYHKVAPRRLRKAAMSRAALWIIERLESDGCWGGIQPQATYSLIALRVLGYQLEHPVMRAGLASLDTFAVWREDGARMIEIAQSPVWDTSLAVCALADAGVNPDHPALVKATDWMLGKQILRRGDWAVRRPGLDPGGWAFEFHNNNNPDLDDTAEVILALRRVQHPDPVRVSAAIRRGVRWSLGMQSGNGAWGAFDVDNNSSLPGKLPFCDFAEVTDPPSADVTAHVVEMLANEGRSADPRTQRGIEWLLTEQEPSGAWFGRWGVNHVYGTGAVVPALIAAGLPAAHPAIRRAVTWLRSVQNDDGGWGEDPRSYLDEDWVGRGTSTASQTAWALLALLAADERESEAVERGIGWITLAQREDGTWDEPHFTGTSFPGDMSLSYHLYRQVFPLMALGRYLRAVQQGQSVCGTSDLPR from the coding sequence GTGACCGTGGAAAACGCATCCGCTCCCCCGTCGACCCGGCGCCCATCCGCCGAGCGAGCAGCCGCACTGGCCATCCAGCACCTTCTGTCCCGCCAGGATGCTCAGGGCTGGTGGAAGGGTGACCTCGAGTGCAATGTGACGAGCGACGCAGAAGACCTGCTGCTGCGTCAGTTCCTTGACATCCAGGACAAGAAGACCACCCACGCCGCCGCTCGCTACATCCGTGGCCAGCAACGCGAGGACGCGACCTGGGCCACCTTCCACGGCGGACCGGGTGAGCTCTCCACTACCATCGAGGCGTACGTCGCACTACGGCTCGCCGGAGACGCGCCCGACGATCCGCACATGGCTGGAGCAGCCGCGTGGATCCGCGCGCACGGCGGCATCGCCGCGAGCCGGGTGTTTACCCGGATCTGGCTCGCATTGTTCGGCTGGTGGAAGTGGGACGACCTGCCGGAGCTGCCGCCTGAGGTGATTTTCCTGCCCAAGTGGTTCCCGCTCGACATCTACCACTTCGCCTGCTGGGCCAGGCAGATTATCGTGCCTCTCACGATTGTTTCCGCCAAGCGCCCCGTACGACCCGCGCCCTTCTCCCTTAACGAGCTACATACTGACCCGCGTCTACCCAATCCTTCCAGACGGCTTGCTCCCGTGAACAGTTGGGACGGCTTCTTCCAACGCCTCGACAAGGCTCTACACGCGTATCACAAGGTGGCACCACGCCGACTGCGCAAGGCCGCCATGAGCAGGGCGGCACTCTGGATCATCGAACGGCTAGAGAGCGATGGCTGCTGGGGTGGTATCCAGCCGCAGGCCACGTATTCATTGATCGCCCTCCGTGTGCTCGGTTACCAACTGGAACACCCGGTCATGCGCGCGGGTTTGGCATCGCTGGACACTTTCGCGGTCTGGCGCGAGGACGGCGCCCGCATGATCGAAATCGCTCAATCACCGGTATGGGACACCAGCCTCGCGGTCTGCGCGCTCGCCGACGCGGGAGTCAATCCCGATCATCCGGCACTCGTCAAGGCCACCGACTGGATGCTGGGGAAACAAATCCTGCGGCGCGGCGACTGGGCCGTACGCAGGCCCGGTCTCGATCCGGGCGGCTGGGCATTCGAGTTCCACAACAACAACAATCCCGACCTGGATGACACCGCGGAGGTCATCCTCGCATTGCGCCGCGTCCAGCACCCAGACCCGGTGCGTGTTAGCGCGGCCATCAGGCGCGGCGTGCGCTGGAGCCTCGGCATGCAGTCTGGGAATGGCGCGTGGGGCGCCTTCGACGTCGACAACAACAGCTCATTGCCCGGCAAGCTACCGTTCTGTGATTTCGCCGAGGTCACCGACCCGCCGTCCGCCGATGTCACCGCGCACGTAGTGGAAATGCTCGCCAACGAGGGAAGATCAGCTGACCCGCGCACCCAGCGCGGCATCGAATGGCTTCTCACCGAACAGGAGCCTTCCGGCGCCTGGTTCGGCCGCTGGGGCGTCAATCACGTATACGGAACCGGGGCGGTGGTACCCGCGCTGATCGCTGCGGGGTTGCCCGCAGCACATCCCGCGATCCGCCGCGCCGTCACCTGGCTGAGGTCCGTGCAGAACGACGACGGGGGCTGGGGCGAGGACCCGCGCTCCTACCTCGACGAAGATTGGGTCGGACGGGGCACCTCCACTGCCTCCCAGACCGCCTGGGCGCTGCTCGCCCTCCTGGCGGCCGACGAGCGGGAGAGCGAGGCTGTTGAGCGGGGTATTGGGTGGATCACCCTGGCCCAGCGCGAGGACGGCACATGGGACGAGCCTCACTTCACAGGGACCAGTTTCCCTGGGGACATGTCGCTCAGCTACCACCTCTACCGCCAAGTCTTCCCACTCATGGCACTCGGCCGCTACTTGCGTGCTGTACAGCAGGGACAGTCCGTCTGCGGCACCTCGGATCTGCCTCGATAG